The Miltoncostaea marina DNA window AGCTCACGACGACGGGCGACCGCTGGAGCGCCTCGGGCCGCGACCCGGCCCCCGACCGCGGCCTGTTCGTGAAGGAGCTGGAGGAGGCGCTGCTCGACGGGCGGGCGCACCTCGCGGTGCACTCGGCGAAGGACCTGCCCGGCGAGCTGCCCGAGGGGCTCGCGGTGCTGGCCGTGCCGCCCCGCGAGGACCCGCGCGACGTGCTGGTGGGGCCGGTCGGCGGGCTCGGCGCGCTGCCGGTCGACTCGGCCGTGGCCACCGGCAGCCCGCGCCGCGCGGCGCAGATCCTCGCCGCCCGCCCCGACCTGCGCGTGGTGCCGATCCGCGGCAACGTCGGCACCCGGCTCGACAAGCTGGCGCGCGGCGAGGCGGACGCCCTGGTGCTGGCGGCGGCGGGCCTGCGGCGGCTCGGCATCGCCCCGGAGGGCGCCATGCCGCTGCCGGTCGAGGTGTCGACGCCCGCGCCGGGCCAGGGGCTCCTCGCGCTCGAGGGCCGGGCCGGCGACCGCGAGGTCGCCGAGGCCGTCGCGCCGCTCGACGACCCCGTGGCGCACGCCTGCCTGCTGGCCGAGCGGGCGCTGCTCGCCGGCCTCGGCGGC harbors:
- the hemC gene encoding hydroxymethylbilane synthase — its product is MATRRSPLALAQTEAVAASLRLAGHEAELLELTTTGDRWSASGRDPAPDRGLFVKELEEALLDGRAHLAVHSAKDLPGELPEGLAVLAVPPREDPRDVLVGPVGGLGALPVDSAVATGSPRRAAQILAARPDLRVVPIRGNVGTRLDKLARGEADALVLAAAGLRRLGIAPEGAMPLPVEVSTPAPGQGLLALEGRAGDREVAEAVAPLDDPVAHACLLAERALLAGLGGGCMTPVGALCEPHDGGLRLTAFAGTPDGVRAERVVREGPRSAPEALGAAAAAALAGVMG